Proteins encoded in a region of the Mycolicibacterium chitae genome:
- a CDS encoding homocitrate synthase, protein MPYLASTTPPPSTLVDAALPRGLRDRTAGMSWEAVLAAHGPTVGPLRLSGWKSSEPRHQGRRPWLGHRKFQATLAIGDLICNASVAAGGPVAALTEMLYEHGFPVEMLEFHQRDAGTQTVTFVHGSNGLRDEWAVGWDSDATQSALRAVVACANRVCA, encoded by the coding sequence ATGCCTTACCTCGCCAGCACCACCCCACCACCGTCGACCCTCGTGGATGCGGCCCTGCCACGCGGCCTGCGCGACCGCACCGCGGGCATGTCCTGGGAGGCGGTCCTGGCCGCCCACGGTCCCACCGTCGGCCCCCTGCGGTTGAGCGGCTGGAAGTCCTCCGAACCCCGACACCAGGGCCGCCGTCCGTGGCTGGGACATCGAAAGTTCCAGGCCACCTTGGCAATTGGAGATCTCATCTGCAATGCGTCGGTCGCCGCGGGCGGTCCGGTGGCCGCGCTGACCGAGATGCTCTACGAGCACGGCTTTCCCGTCGAGATGCTCGAGTTCCACCAGCGCGACGCCGGCACCCAGACCGTCACCTTCGTGCACGGCAGCAACGGGCTGCGCGACGAGTGGGCGGTGGGTTGGGACTCCGACGCCACCCAGTCGGCGCTGCGAGCGGTCGTCGCCTGCGCCAACCGGGTGTGCGCCTGA
- a CDS encoding DUF302 domain-containing protein: MTGTDVALSTTLQTSFDDAVTRTRKALADHGFGVLTEIDLRSTLNAKLGGGAGDEVGDYLILGACNPQFAHRAVEMFPQIGVLLPCNVVVRADPARDGAVIIDAMNPRLMVQVTDEPALGEIADEVGQRLQTALDSLGA; this comes from the coding sequence ATGACCGGAACTGATGTGGCACTGAGTACAACCCTGCAGACCAGCTTTGACGACGCAGTGACACGCACCCGTAAAGCGCTGGCCGATCACGGGTTTGGTGTGCTCACTGAGATCGACCTCAGGTCGACCTTGAACGCCAAGCTCGGCGGCGGCGCCGGTGACGAGGTGGGGGACTACCTGATTCTGGGAGCCTGCAATCCGCAGTTCGCGCACCGCGCTGTTGAAATGTTCCCCCAGATCGGCGTGCTGTTGCCGTGCAACGTCGTGGTGCGCGCCGACCCGGCCCGGGACGGCGCGGTGATCATCGATGCGATGAATCCGCGGCTGATGGTGCAGGTGACCGACGAACCCGCGCTGGGTGAGATTGCCGACGAGGTCGGCCAACGGTTGCAGACCGCACTGGACAGCCTCGGCGCGTAA
- a CDS encoding metal-sensitive transcriptional regulator has product MVGDEDAIAAVLNRLRRAQGQLGGVISMIEEGRDCKEVVTQLAAVSRALDRAGFKIVATGLRECLSGQGADNQEPMSEAELEKLFLALA; this is encoded by the coding sequence ATGGTTGGTGACGAAGATGCGATTGCCGCGGTGCTCAACAGGTTGCGTCGTGCGCAAGGTCAACTGGGCGGCGTGATCTCGATGATCGAGGAAGGTCGCGACTGCAAGGAGGTGGTGACCCAGCTGGCCGCGGTGTCTCGCGCCTTGGACCGGGCCGGCTTCAAGATCGTGGCGACAGGCCTGCGGGAATGCCTGTCCGGACAGGGCGCTGACAACCAGGAGCCGATGTCGGAAGCCGAACTGGAAAAACTGTTTCTGGCGCTGGCGTGA
- a CDS encoding sulfite exporter TauE/SafE family protein: protein MVALTIALAVFVGIALGLLGGGGSILTVPLLAYVGGMDAKQAIATSLLVVGVTSAIGAISHARAGRVQWRTGLIFGAAGMVGAFAGGVLARFIPGTALLIGFAVMMVGTAVAMLRGGRAETRETGARRLPVVRILADGLVVGLVTGLVGAGGGFLVVPALVLLGGLSMPAAVGTSLIVIAMKSFAGLGGYLSSVTIDWGLALAVTGAAVVGALLGARMTAKVDPDVLRKAFGWFVLVMSSVILGQEIHPAVGIAGAAVTTLAAVAVYVCTRRVDCSWLRRAGVGRSMGPRRMRKHPAGV from the coding sequence ATGGTTGCGCTCACCATTGCCCTGGCCGTGTTCGTCGGGATCGCCCTGGGCCTGCTCGGCGGCGGCGGCTCGATCCTGACGGTGCCGTTGTTGGCCTACGTCGGGGGCATGGACGCCAAGCAGGCCATCGCCACCTCGCTGCTGGTGGTCGGGGTCACCAGCGCGATCGGCGCCATTTCACATGCCCGTGCGGGCCGGGTGCAGTGGCGCACCGGGCTCATCTTCGGGGCGGCCGGCATGGTCGGGGCCTTCGCCGGCGGCGTGCTGGCCCGATTCATCCCGGGCACCGCGCTGCTGATCGGCTTCGCGGTGATGATGGTCGGCACCGCGGTGGCGATGCTGCGCGGCGGCCGGGCCGAAACCCGCGAGACCGGGGCGCGCCGACTGCCGGTCGTGAGAATTCTGGCCGATGGGCTGGTGGTCGGGTTGGTCACCGGGCTGGTCGGGGCCGGTGGCGGCTTCCTGGTGGTCCCGGCGCTGGTACTGCTGGGTGGGCTGTCCATGCCGGCTGCCGTCGGCACTTCGCTGATTGTGATCGCGATGAAATCCTTTGCCGGACTGGGCGGTTACCTGTCCAGTGTCACCATCGACTGGGGACTGGCCCTGGCGGTGACCGGTGCGGCCGTGGTGGGCGCACTACTGGGCGCGCGGATGACTGCCAAGGTGGATCCCGACGTACTGCGCAAGGCATTCGGGTGGTTCGTGCTTGTGATGTCGTCGGTGATCCTGGGCCAGGAGATCCATCCGGCCGTGGGCATTGCGGGAGCCGCGGTGACGACGCTGGCGGCGGTCGCCGTGTATGTGTGTACCCGCCGGGTGGACTGCTCGTGGCTGCGCCGTGCGGGAGTCGGGAGGTCGATGGGACCGCGCCGGATGCGCAAGCATCCCGCCGGAGTCTAG
- a CDS encoding rhodanese-like domain-containing protein has translation MTVPATIPAHDLRAMLVSERPPRLLDVRTPGEFETVHIAGAYNVPLDLLREHRAEIRQHLDDDVVLVCRSGQRAVQAEETLRSAGLLNVHILDGGITAWVASGFAVNRGAARWDLERQVRLVAGLIVALGILVSIVFPWAKWVAGAVGLGLTFAALTNTCAMGALLSRLPYNRGARCDAQAVVCQLVDSAATDKKAS, from the coding sequence ATGACCGTCCCCGCAACCATCCCCGCGCACGACCTCAGGGCCATGCTCGTCTCGGAACGGCCGCCGCGGCTGCTCGATGTCCGCACGCCGGGCGAATTCGAAACCGTGCACATCGCGGGGGCCTACAACGTGCCGCTGGACCTGCTGCGCGAACATCGCGCTGAGATCCGCCAGCACCTCGACGACGACGTGGTACTGGTGTGTCGCTCCGGTCAGCGGGCAGTGCAGGCCGAGGAGACGCTGCGCAGCGCCGGACTGCTCAACGTCCACATCCTCGACGGCGGCATCACAGCGTGGGTGGCCAGCGGCTTTGCGGTCAACCGCGGCGCCGCCCGTTGGGATCTCGAACGGCAGGTCCGTCTGGTCGCCGGTTTGATCGTGGCGCTCGGCATCTTGGTCAGCATCGTCTTCCCCTGGGCGAAGTGGGTGGCCGGCGCCGTCGGCCTGGGCCTGACCTTCGCGGCACTGACCAACACCTGCGCCATGGGCGCGTTGCTGTCCCGGCTGCCCTACAACCGCGGCGCCCGCTGTGACGCCCAGGCCGTCGTGTGTCAGCTGGTGGATTCCGCCGCTACGGACAAGAAGGCGAGCTGA
- a CDS encoding MBL fold metallo-hydrolase, translated as MKFIQYYLECLSHASYLVADEKTGRAVVVDPQRDVGQYLADAEKYGFTIELVIETHFHADFLSGHLELAKATGAKIVYSSVAETEFESMGVADGERYSLGEVTLEFRHTPGHTPESMSIVIYEHADDEAPYGVLTGDTLFIGDVGRPDLLASIGFTQEELAHKLYDSLHNKLMTLPEATRVYPAHGAGSACGKNLSTDLSSTIGAQKQSNYALRALTRERFMDLVTADQPPAPSYFVYDAILNRKDRELYDETEMPAAMTYEQVREAAAAGAVLVDGRAPEEFAQGHLRGAINVGLEGRYAEYAGSVVPSDVDIVLFTEPGHEQEGRTRLARIGFDRVIGYLEQPFEAMINHPDDVQRASRLTAPAFDQRTNELTDLQVIDVRNPGEVEGGSIPNAVGIPVGQLPARHDELDPTKPTVVFCAGGYRSSVAASLLRHKGFTDVSDILGGYNAWAEARQNA; from the coding sequence ATGAAGTTCATCCAGTACTACCTGGAGTGCCTGTCACACGCGTCGTACCTGGTCGCCGACGAAAAGACCGGGCGCGCAGTCGTTGTCGACCCGCAGCGCGACGTGGGTCAATACCTGGCCGACGCTGAGAAGTACGGCTTCACCATCGAACTCGTCATCGAGACGCATTTCCATGCCGACTTCCTGTCGGGCCATCTGGAGCTGGCGAAGGCCACCGGCGCCAAGATCGTCTACTCCTCGGTCGCCGAGACCGAGTTCGAATCCATGGGTGTGGCCGACGGCGAACGCTACTCGCTGGGCGAGGTGACGTTGGAGTTCCGGCACACTCCGGGGCACACACCCGAGTCCATGAGCATCGTCATCTACGAGCACGCCGACGATGAGGCGCCCTACGGGGTGCTCACTGGGGACACGCTGTTCATCGGTGACGTGGGCCGGCCAGACCTCCTGGCGTCGATCGGCTTCACCCAAGAAGAGTTGGCGCACAAGCTGTATGACTCGCTGCACAACAAGCTGATGACGCTGCCGGAGGCCACCCGGGTCTATCCTGCGCACGGCGCGGGGTCGGCATGCGGCAAGAACCTGTCCACCGACCTGTCATCGACCATCGGCGCGCAGAAGCAGTCGAACTACGCGTTGCGCGCCCTCACCCGGGAACGCTTCATGGACTTGGTCACCGCGGACCAGCCGCCGGCCCCGAGCTACTTCGTCTACGACGCGATCCTCAACCGCAAGGACCGCGAACTGTACGACGAAACCGAAATGCCGGCCGCGATGACCTACGAACAGGTCCGCGAAGCGGCCGCCGCCGGGGCCGTGTTGGTGGACGGTCGCGCCCCCGAGGAGTTCGCGCAGGGCCACCTGCGTGGCGCGATCAACGTGGGCCTGGAAGGCCGCTACGCCGAGTACGCGGGGTCGGTGGTGCCGTCCGACGTCGACATCGTGCTGTTCACCGAGCCGGGACACGAGCAAGAAGGCAGGACGCGGTTGGCCCGGATCGGATTCGATCGGGTGATCGGCTACCTGGAGCAGCCGTTCGAAGCGATGATCAACCATCCCGACGACGTTCAGAGGGCCTCCCGGTTGACCGCGCCGGCGTTCGACCAGCGCACCAACGAGCTGACCGACCTGCAGGTGATCGACGTCCGCAATCCCGGTGAAGTCGAGGGCGGCAGTATCCCGAACGCGGTCGGCATCCCGGTGGGGCAGTTGCCCGCCCGGCACGATGAGCTGGATCCGACCAAGCCCACCGTCGTCTTCTGCGCCGGCGGCTACCGGTCGTCGGTGGCAGCGAGCCTGCTGCGGCACAAGGGATTCACCGATGTCAGCGACATCCTGGGTGGTTACAACGCCTGGGCGGAAGCCCGTCAGAACGCCTAG
- a CDS encoding NAD(P)/FAD-dependent oxidoreductase, whose product MTTRHRILIVGGGTAGVSVAARLARKGHRDLAIIEPSAEHYYQPLWTLVGGGHAAAATTKRPMASVLPKSTTWIRSSAVRVDPDRNMVTCADGTDHGYEVLVVCPGIQLDWRRTEGLEEALGKGGVSSNYRYDLAPRTWDFIRETRSGSAVFAMPSGPIKCAGAPQKTAYLACDYWRRQGVLNDIDVHLVIPTPRLFGIPAIADSLDGVAADYGITVHTEAEVTAVDSASRKIAVGSVNGSGGTDMLSYDMLHATPHQSAPDWIKSSPLSTGDANGYVEVDKHTMQHVRYPNVFALGDAGSTPNSKTGAAIRKQAPVAVANIENHLAGRPLSQAYHGYGSCPIVTSSHSMLLAEFDYDLELTPSVPLLNPTTGCRPHHASV is encoded by the coding sequence ATGACCACCCGGCATCGGATCTTGATCGTCGGCGGCGGCACGGCCGGCGTCTCGGTGGCCGCGCGACTGGCCCGCAAGGGCCACCGCGACCTCGCGATCATCGAGCCGTCCGCGGAGCACTACTACCAACCACTGTGGACGCTCGTCGGCGGCGGTCACGCCGCCGCCGCGACGACGAAGCGCCCCATGGCCTCGGTATTGCCGAAGAGCACCACCTGGATCCGCAGCTCGGCGGTACGAGTGGACCCCGACCGCAACATGGTCACCTGCGCGGACGGGACGGATCACGGGTACGAGGTGCTCGTGGTCTGTCCCGGAATCCAACTGGACTGGCGGCGCACCGAGGGCCTGGAGGAGGCCCTCGGCAAGGGCGGTGTCTCGTCGAACTACCGCTACGACCTGGCCCCGCGCACGTGGGATTTCATCCGAGAGACCCGGTCCGGCAGTGCCGTGTTCGCCATGCCGTCCGGTCCGATCAAGTGCGCGGGGGCGCCGCAGAAGACCGCCTACCTGGCGTGTGACTACTGGCGCCGCCAAGGCGTACTCAACGACATCGACGTTCATCTGGTGATCCCCACACCACGCTTGTTCGGGATCCCCGCGATTGCCGACAGCCTCGACGGGGTGGCAGCCGACTACGGCATCACCGTGCACACCGAGGCCGAGGTGACCGCCGTTGACTCCGCCTCCCGCAAGATCGCGGTCGGCAGTGTCAACGGTTCCGGCGGCACCGACATGCTGTCCTACGACATGCTGCACGCGACACCGCACCAGTCGGCGCCGGACTGGATCAAGTCCAGCCCGCTGAGCACCGGCGACGCCAACGGTTACGTGGAGGTCGACAAGCACACCATGCAACACGTGCGCTATCCCAACGTGTTTGCGCTCGGCGATGCCGGATCGACGCCGAACTCCAAGACCGGTGCCGCGATCCGCAAGCAGGCACCCGTCGCCGTCGCCAACATCGAGAACCACTTGGCCGGCCGACCCCTCAGCCAGGCCTACCACGGCTACGGGTCGTGTCCGATCGTGACGTCCTCGCACTCGATGCTGCTGGCCGAGTTCGACTACGACCTGGAACTCACGCCGTCGGTGCCGCTGCTGAACCCCACCACCGGTTGCCGGCCCCACCATGCATCCGTATAG
- a CDS encoding ArsR/SmtB family transcription factor, with translation MPFESDKPLYEIKANLFKALAHPARIRVLEILSAAAEPTPVSEILAETGMEATLLSQHLAVLKRHQVVTAERVGNAVFYRLAHPKVAALLSISRTFLADSLSTAGKHLEALRALPPIKGPR, from the coding sequence ATGCCGTTCGAGTCCGACAAGCCGCTCTACGAGATCAAGGCGAACCTGTTCAAAGCGCTGGCCCACCCGGCCCGCATACGAGTGCTCGAGATCCTCTCGGCGGCGGCCGAGCCCACCCCGGTCAGCGAGATCCTCGCCGAGACCGGGATGGAGGCCACGCTGCTCTCGCAACACCTGGCGGTGCTCAAGCGCCACCAGGTGGTCACGGCCGAACGCGTCGGCAACGCCGTCTTCTACCGGTTGGCGCACCCGAAGGTCGCCGCGTTGCTGTCGATCTCCCGGACCTTCCTCGCCGACTCCCTGTCGACGGCCGGTAAGCACCTGGAGGCCCTGCGGGCCCTGCCCCCCATCAAGGGCCCGCGGTGA
- a CDS encoding SulP family inorganic anion transporter: protein MTSALARLLPHRTDYAELPRSWRQDIVAGITVGVVALPLALAFGISSGVGAAAGLVTAVVAGLVAAVFGGSHVQVSGPTGAMAVVLAPIVAVYGLGSIALVTVLAGIIVLAAGITRLGRAVTFIPWPVIEGFTLGIATIIFLQQVPAAVGQPTPGGKTALFAAWDVLTAAEWSTAAPPLAVVAFAAALMIGLPRLHRSIPESLSAVVAATLLVIALDLQVARIGELPNHLPAPILPHADLGALRALLGAALAIAALAAIESLLSARVAAAMAPTGPYDPDRELVGQGLASVASGMFGGMPATGAIARTAVNVRSGARTRVAAIVHSLLLLGVVYLATGPVSTIPLAALSAVLMVTAFRMISRATILTILRSTRSDALTFVLTAAITVCFDLIEAVQIGILVAAFFALRSVARRSSVTRERLPGPAQPGDERIALLRLDGAMFFGAAERISTSITGADQPEVTVVIIRMSQLGMLDATGAHTLGRIAEELESRGITVIIKGVQAEHLKLLTNVGVIDSLRHENHLIDSLDDAIAHARSHAASSD, encoded by the coding sequence GTGACGTCGGCCCTGGCCCGCCTACTGCCGCACCGCACCGACTACGCCGAACTCCCCCGCTCCTGGCGGCAGGACATCGTCGCCGGCATCACCGTGGGCGTGGTCGCTCTGCCGCTGGCGCTCGCGTTCGGCATCAGCTCCGGAGTCGGTGCCGCCGCCGGACTGGTCACCGCGGTCGTCGCCGGTCTGGTGGCCGCGGTCTTCGGCGGATCGCACGTGCAGGTCTCCGGCCCCACGGGCGCGATGGCCGTCGTCCTCGCCCCCATCGTCGCGGTTTATGGACTGGGCAGCATTGCCCTGGTCACGGTGCTCGCCGGAATCATCGTGCTGGCCGCCGGCATCACCCGACTGGGCCGCGCCGTCACCTTCATCCCGTGGCCCGTGATCGAAGGTTTCACCCTGGGCATCGCCACCATCATCTTCCTGCAGCAGGTCCCCGCCGCCGTCGGCCAGCCGACCCCCGGGGGCAAGACCGCCCTGTTCGCAGCCTGGGACGTCCTCACGGCGGCCGAATGGAGCACGGCGGCACCGCCTCTGGCGGTGGTCGCGTTCGCCGCGGCTTTGATGATCGGGCTGCCCCGGCTGCATCGTTCAATCCCGGAGTCGTTGAGCGCGGTCGTCGCCGCGACGCTGCTGGTCATCGCTCTCGACCTCCAGGTCGCTCGCATCGGCGAGCTGCCCAATCATCTCCCCGCGCCGATCCTGCCCCACGCCGACCTGGGCGCGCTGCGGGCCCTGCTGGGCGCGGCGCTGGCCATCGCCGCGCTCGCGGCCATCGAATCGCTGCTTTCGGCGCGCGTCGCGGCGGCCATGGCACCGACCGGACCGTATGACCCCGACCGTGAACTGGTCGGGCAGGGCCTCGCCTCGGTGGCCTCGGGGATGTTCGGCGGCATGCCGGCCACCGGCGCGATCGCCCGCACCGCGGTCAATGTGCGCTCCGGGGCCCGCACCCGCGTCGCGGCCATCGTGCACTCGTTGTTGTTGCTCGGGGTGGTGTACCTGGCCACCGGGCCGGTCTCGACCATCCCGTTGGCGGCGCTGTCGGCGGTCCTGATGGTCACGGCGTTCCGGATGATCTCGCGCGCCACGATCCTCACCATCCTGCGCTCGACACGCTCGGATGCCCTGACCTTCGTGCTGACGGCGGCGATCACGGTGTGCTTCGACCTCATCGAAGCCGTGCAGATCGGCATCCTGGTCGCCGCGTTCTTCGCGCTGCGCTCGGTGGCCCGGCGCAGCAGCGTGACCCGCGAGAGGCTACCCGGCCCCGCACAGCCCGGGGACGAGCGCATCGCGTTGCTGCGACTCGACGGCGCGATGTTCTTCGGTGCGGCCGAACGCATTTCGACCAGCATCACCGGTGCCGACCAACCCGAGGTCACGGTGGTCATCATCCGGATGTCGCAACTGGGCATGCTCGATGCCACCGGAGCGCACACCCTGGGCCGCATCGCCGAGGAACTGGAGTCGCGCGGCATCACCGTCATCATCAAGGGTGTGCAAGCCGAGCACCTGAAGCTGCTGACCAACGTCGGGGTCATCGATTCGCTGCGCCACGAGAACCACCTCATCGACTCCCTCGACGACGCGATCGCACACGCCCGCAGTCACGCCGCGTCGTCGGATTGA
- the usfY gene encoding protein UsfY, producing MGDTHHDPTDHFRTTNQHAGEHMIDVYFWPGLFLLVMGAAAVIGAVASAAYGHSTGFALMAPTAVGATIVGALWIGYERRRVRRIEARWLSAHPGHPRVGIH from the coding sequence ATGGGCGACACACATCACGATCCGACCGATCACTTCCGCACGACGAATCAGCATGCGGGCGAGCACATGATCGACGTGTACTTCTGGCCGGGGTTGTTCCTGCTGGTTATGGGGGCGGCCGCGGTGATCGGAGCGGTCGCGTCAGCGGCCTATGGCCATTCGACTGGATTCGCCCTGATGGCCCCGACCGCGGTCGGGGCGACGATCGTTGGCGCGCTGTGGATCGGTTACGAACGGCGCCGGGTTCGCCGCATCGAAGCGCGGTGGCTGTCGGCGCACCCCGGCCATCCGCGCGTCGGTATCCATTGA
- a CDS encoding class 1 fructose-bisphosphatase, whose protein sequence is MLANHTTLVQFLIEERRRHPGASGDLNGLILDVALACKAIAYRLGQGAVGGVLGSANAVNVQGEVQHKLDVLANDYFLRATEWTGQVAGMVSEELDEPYLLPTQYPRGKYLLVFDPLDGSSNIDVNVSVGSIFSILRAPSPGEDPTVEEFLQPGCEQVCAGYAIYGPATVLVLTVGTGVHAFTLDRGMGEFVLTSPSIQIPRTTTEFAINTSNRRFWEPAVHRYIDECLAGRTGPRHKDFNMRWVASLVAETHRIMTRGGVFLYPRDSKDPSKPGRLRLLYEANPVSLLIEQAGGIASTGRSRLLDVVPTQIHQRVPLVFGAAEEVLKIEEYHREKNDLPPSSPLYGERGLFRAALQ, encoded by the coding sequence ATGCTCGCTAATCACACGACCCTGGTGCAGTTTCTCATCGAGGAACGTCGCCGACATCCCGGCGCCAGCGGTGACCTCAACGGGTTGATTCTCGATGTCGCGTTGGCGTGCAAGGCCATCGCCTACCGGCTCGGCCAGGGCGCCGTCGGCGGCGTACTGGGCAGCGCGAACGCGGTCAACGTGCAAGGTGAAGTGCAGCACAAGCTCGACGTACTGGCCAACGACTACTTCCTGCGGGCCACCGAGTGGACCGGCCAGGTCGCCGGCATGGTGTCCGAGGAGCTCGATGAGCCCTACCTGCTGCCGACGCAGTATCCGCGCGGGAAGTACCTGTTGGTCTTCGACCCGCTGGACGGCTCCTCCAACATCGATGTCAACGTCTCTGTCGGAAGCATCTTCTCGATCCTGCGCGCACCATCACCCGGCGAGGATCCCACCGTCGAGGAGTTCCTCCAACCGGGTTGCGAGCAGGTCTGCGCCGGTTACGCGATCTACGGTCCGGCAACCGTGCTGGTGCTGACAGTGGGCACCGGTGTGCATGCCTTCACGTTGGACCGCGGCATGGGTGAGTTCGTGCTCACCAGTCCGTCCATCCAGATCCCGCGCACCACCACCGAATTCGCGATCAACACCTCAAATCGACGGTTCTGGGAGCCCGCGGTCCACCGCTACATCGACGAATGTCTGGCTGGGCGTACCGGTCCGCGGCACAAGGATTTCAACATGCGTTGGGTTGCTTCGCTGGTGGCCGAAACACACCGGATCATGACCCGCGGCGGGGTCTTCCTGTATCCGCGGGACTCCAAGGACCCCAGCAAGCCCGGCCGCCTGCGACTGCTCTACGAGGCGAACCCCGTCTCGTTGCTCATCGAGCAGGCCGGCGGCATCGCCAGCACCGGGCGTTCCCGACTGCTCGACGTTGTACCCACGCAGATCCACCAGCGGGTGCCGCTGGTCTTCGGTGCCGCCGAAGAAGTGCTCAAGATCGAGGAGTACCACAGAGAGAAGAACGACCTTCCACCCTCGTCGCCGCTGTACGGCGAGCGAGGACTGTTCCGCGCTGCCCTGCAATGA
- a CDS encoding phosphoribulokinase, with product MSRLHPIISITGSSGAGTTSVMRTFEQIFRREEINVVYVEGDSFHRYDRAGMKAAIAQAAEQGNNAFSHFGPDGNLFEELQGLFQSYGDTGSGKVRKYLHDEDEAAAYDQPPGTFTPWEAIPDGSDMLFYEGLHGAIVTDEVDVARYADLRIGVVPVINLEWIQKLHRDRASRGYTSEAVADTILRRMPDYVNYMCTQFSHTDVNFQRVPVVDTSNPFIARAIPTADESMLIIRFRDPHGIDFPYLLSMLHGSFMSRPNTIVCPGGKMDLAMQLIFTPMVLRLLERRKAALAEG from the coding sequence ATGTCACGTCTGCACCCCATCATCTCCATCACCGGATCCTCGGGAGCCGGAACCACCTCGGTGATGCGAACCTTCGAACAGATCTTCCGGCGCGAAGAGATCAACGTGGTGTACGTCGAGGGTGACAGCTTCCACCGCTACGATCGCGCCGGGATGAAGGCCGCGATTGCCCAAGCGGCCGAGCAAGGTAACAACGCGTTCAGTCATTTCGGCCCCGACGGTAACCTCTTCGAGGAACTGCAGGGACTGTTCCAGTCCTACGGTGACACCGGCAGCGGGAAGGTGCGCAAGTATCTGCACGACGAGGACGAGGCCGCAGCCTACGACCAGCCGCCCGGAACGTTCACCCCGTGGGAGGCCATCCCGGACGGCTCCGACATGCTGTTCTACGAGGGTTTGCACGGCGCGATCGTCACCGACGAGGTCGACGTGGCCCGCTACGCCGATCTGCGTATCGGGGTGGTTCCGGTGATCAACCTGGAGTGGATTCAGAAACTGCACCGCGACAGGGCTTCCCGCGGATACACCTCCGAGGCGGTCGCCGATACGATATTGCGCAGGATGCCCGATTACGTGAACTACATGTGCACCCAGTTCTCGCATACCGACGTCAACTTTCAGCGGGTTCCGGTAGTGGACACCTCAAACCCGTTCATCGCCAGGGCGATCCCCACCGCGGACGAGTCGATGCTGATCATCCGATTCCGCGATCCGCACGGCATCGACTTTCCCTATCTGCTGTCGATGCTGCACGGCTCGTTCATGTCTCGGCCCAATACCATTGTGTGCCCGGGCGGCAAGATGGATCTGGCCATGCAGCTGATCTTCACGCCGATGGTCCTCAGGCTGCTCGAGCGGCGTAAAGCTGCGCTGGCCGAGGGATAG